A stretch of the Sphingomonas sp. CL5.1 genome encodes the following:
- a CDS encoding cupin domain-containing protein: protein MPHGMKSGLAAAAIVALGAAGLAAGYGWAQDEQPRATVNAGRPHGYYFSLDGKRRTFQEDGVANVEVVVPNNVSEGRYNVITSDWNADFKVPPHFHRHHAETFYVLGGEVEWTVEGETHVLHRGEAIFIPPNTVHSVRVVGGKPMRNLLIYEPGGYEDQVDFKMNYSAAELKDPRIVARIRAAGDFNLATDGK from the coding sequence ATGCCGCATGGCATGAAGAGCGGGCTGGCCGCCGCCGCGATCGTGGCGCTCGGCGCGGCGGGCCTCGCCGCCGGATACGGGTGGGCGCAGGACGAGCAGCCGCGCGCGACCGTCAACGCCGGCCGCCCGCACGGCTATTATTTCTCGCTCGATGGCAAGCGCCGCACCTTCCAGGAGGATGGGGTGGCGAACGTCGAGGTCGTCGTGCCCAACAATGTCAGCGAGGGGCGCTACAACGTCATCACCTCGGACTGGAACGCCGATTTCAAGGTGCCGCCGCATTTCCACCGGCACCATGCCGAAACCTTCTACGTGCTCGGCGGCGAGGTGGAATGGACGGTCGAGGGCGAGACGCATGTGCTGCATCGGGGCGAGGCGATCTTCATCCCGCCCAACACGGTGCACAGCGTCCGCGTCGTCGGCGGCAAGCCGATGAGGAACCTGCTGATCTACGAGCCGGGCGGCTACGAGGATCAGGTCGATTTCAAGATGAACTACAGCGCGGCGGAGCTGAAGGACCCCAGGATCGTCGCGCGCATCCGCGCCGCCGGCGACTTCAACCTCGCGACCGACGGGAAATAG
- a CDS encoding MFS transporter, giving the protein MSTAIDSLLPPPSADTGPAPESRGMVARIVIFSAIVPLALLVAPVLTTQLIAERGLTPANVGNYFLFELGGISLASLPALWWMRRFTSRKIATVAAAVFVAGNLLSTVAPGIALLFATRLVTAMAGGALMLLCLNAAGASANRDRLFGWWIAGQLVLGAIGLSLLPRLFAGFGLNAFYLLMAAMMATAFPLAFRFDAPTIEPTHGDGRRGGLLLPAVAMIAVLAFYIGLGGSWAFMSVIAARSGLKPLPVADTIAIASLLGIAGALLATFLGGRAKRWMALSAGYALLFGAVLMLLGRLDMTAFAGAAYAFKFSWTFTLPFILAAIAARDTSGGIMAWINMVIGFGTSIGPVITGRILGSAGAGVMLAFCAAMIAASFVLLLLIESGAVTRGKNMR; this is encoded by the coding sequence ATGTCGACCGCGATCGATTCCTTGCTGCCGCCGCCCTCCGCCGATACCGGCCCGGCGCCGGAAAGCCGGGGCATGGTGGCGCGCATCGTGATCTTCAGCGCGATCGTGCCGCTGGCGCTGCTCGTCGCGCCGGTGCTGACGACGCAGCTCATCGCCGAGCGCGGACTGACGCCGGCCAATGTCGGCAACTACTTCCTGTTCGAGCTGGGGGGCATCAGCCTCGCCTCCCTGCCCGCCTTGTGGTGGATGCGCCGCTTCACGTCGCGCAAGATCGCGACCGTCGCGGCGGCGGTGTTCGTCGCGGGCAATCTGCTGTCGACCGTCGCGCCGGGCATCGCGCTCCTGTTCGCGACGCGGCTGGTGACGGCGATGGCGGGCGGCGCGCTGATGCTGCTGTGCCTCAATGCCGCCGGGGCGTCGGCCAATCGCGACCGGCTGTTCGGCTGGTGGATCGCGGGGCAATTGGTGCTCGGGGCGATCGGCCTGTCGCTGCTACCGCGCCTGTTCGCCGGTTTCGGGCTGAATGCCTTCTACCTGCTGATGGCGGCGATGATGGCCACCGCCTTTCCACTCGCCTTCCGCTTCGACGCGCCGACGATCGAGCCGACGCACGGCGATGGGCGCCGGGGCGGCCTGCTGCTCCCCGCCGTGGCGATGATCGCGGTGCTGGCTTTCTATATCGGGCTGGGCGGAAGCTGGGCGTTCATGTCGGTGATCGCCGCGCGCTCCGGGCTGAAGCCGCTGCCGGTGGCGGACACGATAGCGATCGCCTCGCTGCTCGGCATCGCGGGGGCGCTGCTGGCGACTTTCCTCGGCGGACGGGCGAAGCGGTGGATGGCGCTATCGGCCGGCTATGCCCTGCTGTTCGGCGCGGTGCTGATGCTGCTCGGGCGGCTCGACATGACCGCCTTCGCCGGCGCGGCCTATGCCTTCAAATTCTCCTGGACCTTCACCCTGCCCTTCATCCTCGCCGCGATCGCCGCCCGTGACACGAGCGGCGGGATCATGGCGTGGATCAACATGGTGATCGGCTTCGGCACCTCGATCGGGCCGGTCATCACCGGGCGGATATTGGGGAGCGCGGGCGCGGGGGTGATGCTCGCCTTCTGCGCGGCGATGATCGCGGCGAGCTTCGTCCTGCTGCTGCTGATCGAAAGCGGCGCGGTGACGCGTGGAAAGAACATGCGATGA
- a CDS encoding amidohydrolase family protein: protein MKPHAMIGASLLALATLTTGGLAPAAQAAAPISITVSEGTHLAFALSPDGRRIVFDLQGVLYVMPASGGAATAITDALYDGRQPSWSPDGKWIAFQSNRDGHYCIWLIAPDGTQAHPAAKEPYEEREPAWSPDGKWLAFTSSRDGKFDIWARNIVDGKVRKLSNGPGGNSRASWSPDGTRIAYVSDRMGATGIYVADMQGHETLAAKANVMAFGMNVPMGTPTWTTDGRHVLWARIADGKAVLMKDDQPFIEGQDIHPFRAAWLPGGDLLYAANGKLNRRGADGGETVVPFAAALKVRRPDYAKRHAVLDSPTARPVTGVQRAVLSPDGRQVAFTALGDLYVMPIGGKPRRLTDGGPYVVVDPAWSPKGDRLAYASDREGSLDLWTVDLATGRHERLTDAPGAEMRPSWSPDGKSIVYVDATGAYTELAHVLDLATKQDRQIKEAGSSPGYPAFTPDGKSLIVSTLRNASDSQSYVVGGYNELSIVPVDGGGKARAVSLVPGRSVGNRSGDGPVLSPDGKLYAYQMDSALYVQPAAPDGGPAGAPRKLSDTIPTGLSWSADSRTLLVATGGYLQLIPAAGGAARKVALPLQWTAARGEGVTTIRAGMLVDGVTDKARRDMDIVIDGSRIRSIAPHGERPVQGRFVDASNLTVMPGLMDMHVHLIKEYGSSFGRLYLAWGITTVRSPGNVPGDVIEEKEAIAAGRRPGPNMFVTGYILDGERTVWEMGTPVANRAEVDRQIGLAKLLGYDMIKSYVHTAEPVRQEIVAAAHAAGLPVTSHEIYPAALFGSDSVEHLDGNGAGRGYSAKASQLNIAYQDAVDIIAKSGMTVTPTISLFTPTAELVDHDPTIARAREALQPIWVREGPIMSFANGPGAEVLANNIRQSIARIFHAGGKIVVGTDSPFTPIGINTHNELVQEVKAGLTPFEALRSATAVPAELLGEGADLGTVEPGKIADLVFVEGNPLEDITNASKVRKVMKTGKLYTIGQLLTRDGAK from the coding sequence ATGAAGCCACATGCGATGATCGGGGCGAGCCTGCTCGCGCTGGCGACGCTGACCACGGGCGGCCTCGCGCCGGCGGCGCAAGCGGCCGCGCCGATATCGATCACGGTTTCCGAGGGCACCCACCTCGCCTTCGCGCTGTCGCCGGACGGACGGCGCATCGTGTTCGATCTGCAGGGCGTGCTCTATGTCATGCCCGCGAGCGGCGGCGCGGCGACCGCGATCACCGACGCGCTCTATGACGGGCGCCAGCCGAGCTGGTCGCCGGACGGCAAATGGATCGCCTTCCAGTCGAACCGCGACGGCCATTACTGCATCTGGCTGATCGCGCCGGACGGCACGCAGGCGCACCCGGCCGCGAAAGAGCCTTATGAGGAGCGCGAGCCGGCATGGTCGCCGGACGGCAAATGGCTCGCCTTCACCTCCAGCCGCGACGGCAAGTTCGACATCTGGGCGCGCAACATCGTCGACGGCAAAGTCAGGAAGCTCAGCAACGGCCCCGGTGGTAACAGCCGCGCGAGCTGGTCGCCGGACGGCACGCGCATCGCCTATGTCTCGGACCGGATGGGCGCGACCGGCATCTATGTCGCGGACATGCAGGGGCATGAGACGCTCGCTGCGAAGGCGAACGTGATGGCGTTCGGCATGAACGTGCCGATGGGCACCCCGACGTGGACGACGGACGGCAGGCATGTGCTGTGGGCGCGCATCGCGGATGGCAAGGCGGTGCTGATGAAGGACGACCAGCCCTTCATCGAGGGGCAGGACATCCATCCGTTCCGCGCCGCGTGGCTGCCGGGCGGCGACCTGCTCTATGCCGCCAACGGCAAGCTCAACCGGCGCGGGGCGGACGGCGGCGAGACGGTCGTGCCCTTCGCCGCCGCGCTGAAGGTGCGCCGCCCCGACTATGCCAAGCGCCATGCCGTGCTCGATTCGCCCACCGCGCGCCCGGTGACCGGCGTGCAGCGCGCGGTGCTGTCGCCGGACGGCCGGCAGGTGGCGTTCACCGCGCTCGGCGACCTCTATGTCATGCCGATCGGCGGCAAGCCCCGCCGGCTGACCGACGGCGGCCCTTATGTGGTGGTCGACCCCGCCTGGTCCCCAAAGGGCGACAGGCTGGCTTATGCCAGCGACCGCGAAGGCTCGCTCGACCTGTGGACGGTCGATCTCGCCACCGGCAGGCACGAGCGGCTGACCGATGCGCCGGGCGCGGAGATGCGCCCGTCATGGTCGCCGGACGGCAAGAGCATCGTCTATGTCGACGCGACCGGCGCCTATACCGAGCTGGCCCATGTCCTCGATCTCGCGACGAAGCAGGATCGCCAGATCAAGGAGGCCGGCTCCAGCCCCGGCTATCCGGCCTTCACGCCGGACGGGAAGTCGCTGATCGTCTCGACGCTGCGCAACGCGTCGGATTCGCAATCCTATGTCGTCGGCGGCTATAACGAGCTGTCGATCGTCCCGGTGGACGGCGGCGGCAAGGCGCGCGCGGTGTCGCTGGTGCCGGGCCGCTCGGTCGGCAACCGCTCGGGCGACGGGCCGGTGCTGTCGCCGGACGGCAAGCTCTACGCCTATCAGATGGACAGCGCGCTCTATGTCCAGCCCGCCGCGCCCGACGGCGGCCCGGCGGGCGCGCCGCGCAAGCTTTCCGACACGATCCCGACCGGGCTGAGCTGGAGCGCAGATTCGCGGACGCTGCTGGTCGCCACCGGCGGCTATCTGCAACTGATCCCGGCGGCGGGCGGCGCGGCGCGCAAGGTGGCGCTGCCGCTGCAATGGACCGCCGCGCGCGGCGAGGGCGTGACGACGATCCGCGCCGGGATGCTGGTCGACGGCGTGACCGACAAGGCGCGCCGCGACATGGACATCGTGATCGACGGCAGCCGCATCCGCTCGATCGCGCCGCACGGCGAACGGCCGGTGCAGGGCCGCTTCGTCGACGCATCGAACCTGACGGTCATGCCCGGCCTGATGGACATGCACGTTCATCTCATCAAGGAATATGGATCGAGCTTCGGGCGGCTCTACCTTGCCTGGGGCATCACCACGGTCCGCAGCCCCGGCAACGTGCCCGGCGACGTCATCGAGGAAAAGGAGGCGATCGCCGCGGGCCGCAGGCCCGGCCCGAACATGTTCGTGACCGGCTATATCCTCGACGGCGAGCGCACCGTCTGGGAAATGGGCACGCCGGTCGCCAATCGCGCGGAGGTGGACCGGCAGATCGGGCTGGCGAAGCTGCTCGGCTACGACATGATAAAAAGCTACGTCCACACCGCCGAGCCGGTGCGGCAGGAGATCGTCGCCGCCGCGCATGCCGCCGGCCTCCCCGTCACCAGCCACGAAATCTATCCCGCCGCGCTGTTCGGCAGCGACAGCGTCGAGCATCTCGACGGCAACGGTGCCGGGCGCGGCTATTCGGCGAAGGCGAGCCAGCTCAACATCGCCTATCAGGATGCGGTCGATATCATCGCGAAATCCGGGATGACGGTGACGCCGACGATCTCGCTGTTCACGCCCACCGCCGAGCTGGTCGATCACGATCCGACGATCGCCAGGGCGCGCGAGGCGCTGCAACCCATATGGGTGCGTGAGGGGCCGATCATGAGCTTCGCCAATGGGCCGGGCGCGGAGGTGCTGGCGAACAACATCCGCCAGTCGATCGCCAGGATCTTCCACGCCGGCGGCAAGATCGTGGTGGGGACGGATTCGCCCTTCACCCCGATCGGCATCAACACCCACAACGAGCTGGTGCAGGAGGTGAAGGCCGGCCTCACGCCGTTCGAGGCGCTGCGCAGCGCGACCGCCGTGCCGGCCGAGCTGCTCGGCGAGGGTGCGGACCTCGGCACGGTCGAGCCGGGCAAGATCGCCGATCTCGTCTTCGTCGAGGGCAACCCGCTGGAGGACATCACCAACGCCAGCAAGGTCCGCAAGGTGATGAAGACCGGGAAGCTCTACACGATCGGACAGTTGCTGACGCGCGACGGGGCGAAATAA
- a CDS encoding TonB-dependent receptor — protein MRHIHSALRATASALALVSAVPAFAQSGNDAQPQGASAQNGGIPDIIVTATKQAEALSKVPISISALSQEQLDQQSVRTFRDIATLTPGVTFTPGSHGNGAASDVSIRGISSGSGTATVGVYIDETPVQVRPSGNYDSSNPYPRIFDLDRVEILRGPQGTLFGAGSEGGTIRFITPEPSLTQYSVYGRSEMAMTKGGDPSYEAGVAVGGPIIEDKLGFRVSVWARHDGGYVDKVDWFDRKDVAKNVDWNNALVARAALKWQPAPNVTITPSIFYQKSHANDSSVFWKAYSNPGQNQFVTANQVRAPNDDTFWLPSLKVNVDVGAVTFVSDSSFLHRDNNNIYDSTTLDISSFTSIFGHPVDTIPPPEALRNVYSPAYLTAGQRTFTQEFRLQSNNPAARITWVLGAYYQHAKQTSSYDVQSTFINQILSFAAGAPLTIGQIFGTNLYNGRYLLYSQGSLVDEELAAFGQVNFKLTDTLTLTAGARASKLTYNNNTFSAGPVAGGAGTYNVSHASAKPVTPKFGVSWQATPDTLIYASASKGFRPGSSTSQVSAQCDADLAALGFTSAPRQIKPDSVWSYEAGAKTKMFGGRLVMDGSVYRIDWTDIQSGVTLPNCNTPFAANFGNARSQGFDLQINAKVGDGFTLGASVGYSDAHYTTSTVGAGGIVVRPKGEPLPIAPWQVSLNGQYDFQAFGRDAYLHADYQYLSHNNTPLPNVPSVDPTIPRAPASNNVDFRIGMKFDRLDLSIFGQNILNQHPEYGIYRDSLTTYNYRAVTVRPVTFGITGVYRY, from the coding sequence ATGCGGCATATCCATTCCGCGCTCCGGGCCACCGCATCGGCCCTGGCGCTCGTGTCGGCCGTTCCGGCCTTCGCGCAATCGGGCAATGATGCCCAGCCACAGGGCGCGTCGGCGCAGAACGGCGGCATCCCGGACATCATCGTCACCGCCACCAAGCAGGCGGAGGCGCTCAGCAAGGTGCCGATCAGCATTTCGGCGCTGTCGCAGGAGCAGCTCGACCAGCAATCGGTCCGCACCTTCCGCGACATCGCGACGCTGACGCCGGGCGTCACCTTCACGCCGGGATCGCACGGCAACGGCGCGGCGAGCGACGTGTCGATCCGCGGCATCTCCTCCGGCTCGGGCACCGCGACGGTCGGCGTCTATATCGACGAGACGCCGGTGCAGGTGCGCCCCAGCGGCAATTACGATTCGAGCAACCCCTATCCGCGCATCTTCGACCTCGACCGCGTGGAGATCCTGCGCGGGCCGCAGGGCACGCTGTTCGGCGCGGGATCGGAGGGCGGCACGATCCGCTTCATCACGCCCGAGCCAAGCCTGACCCAGTATAGCGTCTATGGCCGCAGCGAGATGGCGATGACCAAGGGCGGCGACCCCAGCTACGAGGCGGGCGTCGCGGTCGGCGGGCCGATCATCGAGGACAAGCTGGGCTTCCGCGTCAGCGTCTGGGCGCGGCACGACGGCGGCTATGTCGACAAGGTCGACTGGTTCGACCGCAAGGACGTGGCGAAGAACGTCGACTGGAACAACGCGCTCGTCGCGCGCGCCGCGCTGAAATGGCAGCCCGCCCCGAACGTCACGATCACGCCGTCGATCTTCTACCAGAAATCGCACGCCAACGATTCGTCGGTGTTCTGGAAGGCCTATTCCAATCCCGGCCAGAACCAGTTCGTCACCGCCAATCAGGTGCGCGCGCCCAACGACGACACCTTCTGGCTGCCGTCGCTGAAGGTGAACGTCGATGTCGGCGCGGTGACGTTCGTGTCGGACAGCTCGTTCCTGCACCGCGACAACAACAATATCTACGATTCGACCACACTGGACATCTCGTCCTTCACGTCGATCTTCGGCCATCCGGTCGACACGATCCCGCCGCCCGAGGCGCTGCGCAACGTCTATTCCCCCGCCTATCTGACGGCGGGGCAGCGCACCTTCACGCAGGAATTCCGATTGCAGAGCAACAATCCCGCGGCGCGGATCACCTGGGTGCTCGGCGCCTATTACCAGCATGCCAAGCAAACGAGCTCCTATGACGTGCAGAGCACGTTCATCAACCAGATCCTGAGCTTCGCGGCCGGCGCTCCGCTCACGATCGGGCAGATTTTCGGCACCAACCTCTATAACGGGCGCTATCTGCTCTATTCGCAGGGCTCGCTGGTGGATGAGGAACTGGCGGCGTTCGGTCAGGTCAATTTCAAGCTGACCGACACGCTGACGCTGACCGCCGGCGCGCGCGCCTCGAAGCTGACCTATAACAACAACACCTTCTCCGCCGGCCCGGTCGCGGGCGGCGCGGGCACCTACAATGTTTCCCACGCCTCGGCCAAGCCGGTGACGCCGAAGTTCGGCGTGTCGTGGCAGGCGACACCCGACACGTTGATCTACGCCTCCGCCTCCAAGGGCTTCCGCCCCGGCTCCTCGACCAGTCAGGTTTCGGCCCAGTGCGATGCCGACCTCGCCGCGCTCGGCTTCACCTCGGCGCCGCGTCAGATCAAGCCGGACTCGGTATGGAGCTATGAGGCCGGCGCCAAGACCAAGATGTTCGGCGGCCGGCTGGTGATGGACGGCAGCGTCTATCGCATCGACTGGACCGATATCCAGTCGGGCGTGACCTTGCCGAACTGCAACACGCCGTTCGCCGCCAATTTCGGCAACGCGCGCAGTCAGGGCTTCGATCTCCAGATCAACGCCAAGGTCGGCGACGGCTTCACGCTGGGCGCGTCGGTCGGTTATTCCGACGCGCATTACACCACCAGCACGGTCGGCGCGGGCGGCATCGTGGTCCGTCCGAAGGGCGAGCCGCTGCCGATCGCGCCGTGGCAGGTGTCGCTCAACGGCCAGTATGATTTCCAGGCATTCGGTCGCGACGCCTATCTCCATGCCGATTATCAATATCTGTCACACAACAATACGCCGTTGCCCAACGTACCGAGCGTGGACCCGACGATCCCGCGCGCGCCGGCCTCGAACAATGTCGATTTCCGCATCGGCATGAAGTTCGACCGGCTCGACCTGTCGATCTTCGGGCAGAACATCCTGAACCAGCACCCGGAATACGGCATCTACCGGGATTCGCTGACGACCTACAATTACCGCGCGGTCACGGTGCGGCCGGTCACCTTCGGCATCACCGGCGTCTATCGCTACTGA
- a CDS encoding primary-amine oxidase produces MMTESAFNPSGVRHPLDPLDAREIAAACAAVRAHDDAGLHLRFVNVELDEPHKDRVMAWRVGEPIPRVAFAVVLRRDTGAAFEARVDLARGVVTEWRALAQDAAPFGQPAVMLEEFQAVERAVKKDLAWRAAVARRGLSEAEIDLVQVDPFSAGHFGYAEEAGKRCVRAVSYYREQPNDNGYAHPIEGLVAVVDLNREEIVTLVDEPEIVPIPRKKRNYEAKDLPPPRTGLKPLHILQPEGPSFTVDGWKVEWQKWSFRVGFTPREGLVLHQLGYEDGGRVRPIIYRASVTEMVVPYADPTANHYWKSAFDAGEYGLGRLANALELGCDCLGHIHYFDVPAVDDLGRPMVMRNAICMHEEDYGILWKHNEFRTGVHETRRSRRLVISFFATVGNYDYGFYWYLYQDGTIQLEAKLTGIIQTAAVAPGKPYPWGGMVDEGLGGPTHQHFFNVRMHMMVDGDEGNSVSEHEFHPRPWGTDNPHGNVFDLVSRPLLRERDAAREADGRAGRYWKVSNPNRVNSVGGAPAYKVVVQPTPLMLAQPGSYVHARGGFATKHIWVTPYDPAERYASGDYPNQHQGGDGLPRYVEANRGIDNTDIVLWHSFGHTHVCKPEDFPVMPVEYAGFMLKPNGFFAANAGIDVPSDRDAASVRHGREGGCCGE; encoded by the coding sequence ATGATGACCGAATCCGCGTTCAATCCGTCCGGCGTGCGCCACCCGCTCGATCCGCTCGACGCGCGCGAGATCGCGGCGGCCTGCGCGGCGGTGCGCGCGCATGACGATGCCGGCCTGCACCTGCGCTTCGTCAACGTCGAGTTGGACGAGCCGCACAAGGATCGCGTGATGGCGTGGCGCGTCGGCGAGCCGATCCCGCGCGTCGCCTTCGCGGTGGTGCTGCGCCGCGACACCGGCGCGGCGTTCGAGGCGCGGGTCGATCTCGCGCGCGGGGTGGTCACCGAATGGCGCGCGCTGGCGCAGGACGCGGCGCCGTTCGGCCAGCCGGCGGTGATGCTGGAGGAGTTCCAGGCCGTCGAGCGCGCGGTGAAGAAGGATCTTGCGTGGCGCGCGGCGGTCGCGCGGCGCGGGCTGAGCGAGGCGGAGATCGATCTGGTGCAGGTCGATCCCTTCTCCGCCGGCCATTTCGGCTATGCGGAGGAGGCGGGGAAGCGCTGCGTCCGCGCGGTCTCTTATTATCGCGAGCAGCCCAACGACAACGGCTATGCCCATCCGATCGAGGGGCTGGTCGCGGTGGTCGATCTCAACCGCGAGGAGATCGTCACCCTGGTCGACGAGCCGGAGATCGTGCCGATCCCGAGGAAGAAGCGCAATTACGAGGCGAAGGACCTGCCCCCGCCGCGCACCGGGCTGAAGCCGCTGCACATCCTCCAGCCGGAAGGGCCGAGCTTCACCGTCGACGGATGGAAGGTCGAATGGCAGAAATGGTCGTTCCGCGTCGGCTTCACGCCGCGCGAGGGGCTGGTGCTGCATCAGCTCGGTTACGAGGATGGCGGGCGGGTGCGGCCGATCATCTATCGCGCCAGCGTCACCGAGATGGTCGTGCCCTATGCCGATCCCACCGCCAACCATTATTGGAAAAGCGCGTTCGACGCCGGCGAATATGGGCTGGGGCGGCTGGCCAACGCGCTGGAGCTGGGCTGCGACTGCCTCGGCCACATCCATTATTTCGACGTGCCGGCGGTGGACGATCTCGGGCGGCCGATGGTGATGAGGAACGCCATCTGCATGCACGAGGAGGATTATGGCATCCTGTGGAAGCACAACGAGTTCCGCACTGGCGTGCACGAGACGCGGCGCTCGCGGCGGCTGGTCATCAGCTTCTTCGCGACGGTCGGCAATTACGATTACGGCTTCTACTGGTATCTCTATCAGGACGGCACGATCCAGCTCGAGGCGAAGCTGACCGGGATCATCCAGACGGCGGCGGTCGCGCCGGGTAAGCCCTATCCGTGGGGCGGGATGGTCGACGAGGGGCTGGGCGGGCCGACGCACCAGCATTTCTTCAACGTGCGGATGCACATGATGGTGGACGGCGACGAGGGCAACAGCGTCTCGGAGCATGAATTCCATCCGCGCCCGTGGGGGACGGACAATCCGCACGGCAACGTCTTCGATCTGGTCAGCCGCCCGTTGCTGCGCGAGCGCGACGCGGCGCGCGAGGCGGACGGGCGGGCGGGGCGCTACTGGAAGGTGTCCAATCCCAACCGCGTCAATTCCGTCGGCGGCGCGCCGGCCTATAAGGTGGTCGTCCAGCCGACGCCCCTGATGCTGGCGCAGCCGGGCAGCTACGTCCACGCGCGCGGCGGCTTCGCGACGAAGCACATCTGGGTCACGCCCTATGATCCGGCGGAGCGCTATGCCAGCGGCGACTATCCCAACCAGCACCAGGGCGGCGACGGCCTGCCGCGCTACGTCGAGGCCAATCGCGGCATCGACAACACCGATATCGTGCTGTGGCACAGCTTCGGCCACACGCACGTCTGCAAGCCGGAGGACTTTCCGGTGATGCCGGTCGAATATGCCGGCTTCATGCTCAAGCCGAACGGCTTCTTCGCGGCGAACGCGGGGATCGACGTCCCCTCCGACCGCGACGCGGCGAGCGTCCGCCACGGGCGGGAAGGGGGCTGCTGCGGCGAGTGA
- a CDS encoding class II histone deacetylase, which produces MATGFFHDERTLWHFGAIHTGNIPAGGWVQPSNGNFMAEAPDPKRRIVSLLEVSGVMAKLDRRGAEPADDEALRRVHPRDYLDRFAAMSAGGGGSVGPDGSFGPGGYDIARLSTGLAVAAVEAVLTGALDNAYAMTRPPGHHCLPDQGYGFCLLANGAIAVEAAIARHQLSRVAILDWDVHHGNGTEAIFRDRPDVLTISLHQDNCYPINSGAASERGSGRGEGYNLNVPLLPGGGDQAYLNALDLIVAPALRRYRPELIVIASGVDANALDPLARMLAHSETFRAMMARAKALADELCGGRLVAIHEGGYSEVYVPFCAHALIEELAGVRSAVADPVLEFVRAQQPGDAMRALQRRLLVEQAETLDFAARA; this is translated from the coding sequence ATGGCAACCGGCTTCTTCCACGACGAGCGCACCTTGTGGCATTTCGGCGCGATCCACACCGGGAACATCCCGGCGGGCGGCTGGGTGCAACCCTCCAACGGCAATTTCATGGCCGAGGCGCCCGATCCCAAGCGGCGCATCGTCTCGCTGCTCGAAGTGTCGGGGGTGATGGCGAAGCTCGACCGGCGCGGCGCCGAGCCCGCCGACGATGAGGCGCTGCGCCGCGTCCACCCGCGCGACTATCTCGATCGCTTCGCGGCGATGAGCGCGGGCGGCGGCGGCAGCGTCGGGCCGGACGGCAGCTTCGGCCCCGGCGGCTATGACATCGCCCGGCTATCCACCGGCCTCGCCGTCGCGGCGGTGGAGGCGGTGCTGACCGGCGCGCTCGACAATGCCTATGCGATGACGCGCCCGCCGGGGCATCATTGCCTGCCCGATCAGGGCTATGGCTTCTGCCTGCTCGCCAATGGCGCGATCGCGGTGGAGGCGGCGATCGCGCGCCACCAATTGTCGCGCGTCGCGATCCTCGACTGGGACGTGCATCACGGCAACGGCACGGAGGCGATCTTCCGCGACCGGCCGGACGTGCTGACGATCTCGCTCCATCAGGACAATTGCTATCCGATCAACTCCGGCGCGGCGTCGGAACGCGGCAGCGGGCGCGGCGAGGGCTATAATCTCAACGTGCCGCTGCTGCCCGGCGGCGGCGACCAGGCCTATCTCAACGCGCTCGACCTGATCGTCGCGCCGGCGCTGCGCCGCTACCGGCCCGAACTGATCGTGATCGCCAGCGGGGTGGACGCCAACGCGCTCGATCCGCTCGCCCGGATGCTGGCGCACAGCGAGACGTTCCGCGCGATGATGGCGCGGGCGAAGGCGCTGGCCGACGAATTGTGCGGCGGCCGGCTCGTCGCGATCCACGAGGGCGGCTATTCGGAGGTCTATGTCCCGTTCTGCGCCCATGCGCTGATCGAGGAACTGGCCGGCGTGCGTTCCGCCGTGGCCGATCCGGTGCTCGAGTTCGTCCGCGCGCAGCAGCCCGGCGACGCGATGCGCGCGCTCCAGCGCCGGCTGCTCGTCGAGCAGGCCGAGACGCTGGATTTCGCCGCGCGGGCCTGA
- a CDS encoding nuclear transport factor 2 family protein: protein MSFTTPRDVLDAYAEGCRRLDRELLARCFHPRAVMAGDLDGKLLVGGPEPFLDDVAGIAAAGIDHAGFAAQVIELTVNGRVAAGAVHSTGFAGRFAFLDRFHLIEDESGWLITSKSFTTL from the coding sequence ATGAGTTTCACCACGCCGCGCGATGTGCTTGATGCCTATGCCGAGGGTTGCAGGCGGCTCGACCGCGAGCTGCTCGCGCGCTGCTTCCACCCGCGCGCGGTGATGGCGGGCGACCTCGACGGCAAGTTGCTGGTCGGCGGGCCGGAGCCGTTTCTCGACGACGTGGCCGGGATCGCCGCCGCCGGGATCGACCATGCCGGCTTCGCCGCGCAGGTGATCGAGCTGACGGTCAACGGCCGCGTCGCCGCCGGGGCGGTGCATTCGACCGGGTTCGCTGGCCGCTTCGCCTTCCTCGATCGCTTCCATCTGATCGAGGACGAAAGCGGCTGGCTCATCACCAGCAAGAGCTTCACGACGCTGTAG